A genomic window from Sphingobacterium spiritivorum includes:
- a CDS encoding PCMD domain-containing protein — protein sequence MMHRKILIVSVAFVMFLLSSCIKDEPLNMEADITAVYLENGNLITEPLVTNNTITIYVKPKGVSDPDYKLKFDLTSGATIAANVDPSQNSANSLSYTVTSQNKQFQKKYMVSIIEVTDGFVPSKFDFENFRTDETNKYHKFFDIVNNNSFDNWSSGNPGFAISLFGDKNPEMYPTRATDKSRSGKSAALLETKSTGPFGAMFGKPIAAGNLFIGAFDVTMALASPLKATRFGLPYNEVPKTFEGYYRYIPGKQLINSASKPVEGEDECTIYAVFYNIDDLMKETQKSYLSGENIWTSKSVVATAKLENGKATTGEGFAKFSIPFKYTKDVNIADVKKLKYGIAIVMSASKGGDIFQGAIGSTLIVDDVQIITK from the coding sequence ATGATGCATAGAAAAATTTTAATTGTAAGTGTAGCTTTTGTCATGTTTCTGCTAAGTAGCTGTATAAAAGATGAGCCATTAAATATGGAAGCGGATATAACCGCCGTCTATTTGGAGAATGGGAATCTGATTACTGAGCCGCTTGTTACAAACAATACGATAACTATTTATGTCAAACCGAAAGGGGTAAGCGATCCCGATTATAAGTTAAAGTTTGATCTTACGTCAGGAGCAACAATAGCAGCAAATGTTGATCCCTCTCAAAATTCTGCTAATTCGCTGTCCTATACAGTAACTTCGCAGAATAAACAGTTTCAGAAAAAATATATGGTTAGTATTATTGAGGTAACGGATGGCTTTGTTCCTTCTAAATTTGATTTTGAAAACTTCAGAACAGATGAAACCAATAAGTACCATAAATTCTTTGATATCGTAAATAACAATTCGTTTGATAACTGGTCATCCGGGAATCCAGGTTTTGCAATTTCTCTGTTCGGAGATAAAAATCCGGAAATGTATCCCACAAGAGCCACAGACAAGAGCAGAAGCGGAAAGTCTGCAGCTCTTTTGGAAACTAAATCTACAGGACCTTTTGGAGCAATGTTTGGAAAGCCAATTGCTGCAGGAAATCTATTTATAGGAGCCTTTGATGTGACAATGGCGTTGGCTTCTCCACTAAAAGCTACTCGTTTCGGGTTGCCGTATAATGAGGTGCCAAAGACGTTCGAAGGTTATTACAGATATATCCCTGGCAAACAGCTGATCAACAGTGCGTCCAAACCCGTGGAAGGTGAAGATGAGTGTACCATCTATGCAGTCTTTTACAATATAGATGATTTGATGAAGGAAACTCAAAAAAGCTATCTCAGTGGAGAGAATATCTGGACAAGTAAAAGTGTAGTGGCAACAGCGAAATTAGAAAATGGTAAAGCTACTACAGGTGAGGGATTTGCTAAGTTCAGTATCCCGTTTAAATATACAAAGGATGTTAATATAGCTGATGTAAAGAAACTGAAATACGGTATTGCAATAGTGATGTCTGCGAGTAAGGGTGGAGATATCTTTCAAGGAGCAATAGGAAGCACTTTAATTGTTGATGATGTACAAATAATTACAAAATAA
- a CDS encoding DUF4822 domain-containing protein — MRSLKNLGLIVLTLVSTTLLFSCSDDDKEVTPVLTPSEILASTAWETTGAKNNKGENVVLTDANVAGAVGYAYYDIKGTFVIYDLKDVFRIQGDWSVSADGKTRTLVAKNPETQAVLFTRVVDILVLTTKEFTYRLYPNSTDRTVYYDIIHKPTTHAKPGK, encoded by the coding sequence ATGAGATCTTTAAAAAACTTAGGACTAATTGTGCTGACTCTTGTAAGTACAACTTTATTATTCAGCTGCAGTGATGACGACAAAGAAGTCACTCCAGTACTCACACCAAGCGAAATATTAGCAAGTACAGCCTGGGAAACGACAGGAGCAAAAAACAACAAAGGAGAGAATGTAGTTCTGACAGATGCTAATGTTGCAGGAGCTGTTGGTTATGCTTATTATGACATTAAGGGTACTTTTGTTATCTATGATCTGAAAGATGTATTCCGGATTCAGGGAGACTGGTCTGTTTCAGCAGACGGTAAAACCAGAACACTGGTGGCCAAAAACCCCGAAACACAAGCCGTACTGTTTACAAGAGTTGTTGATATTTTAGTATTGACAACAAAGGAATTCACCTACCGCTTATATCCAAACAGCACTGATCGTACTGTGTATTACGATATCATACACAAGCCTACGACTCATGCTAAACCAGGCAAATAA
- a CDS encoding amidohydrolase — MHSISRKDFIKSSSLLLAGGSVLMGEASPANQVIQMETTSKHKNSALVLKNVRLETGFEHENEEIVGTKTDLFTLEFENGKIKAILPNKPDTETVDAKGLLMLPAMKDMHIHLDKTYYGGHWKARSKKNRSVKDMIVFEQKLMPQLLPSSTYRAEKLIELLQSHGVNFARSHVNIEPASKLNSLKNLQVAIENKKDSFGTELVAFPQHGIFYSHSEQLMKDVAAMDIDFIGGLDPFSIDGSIEKSIDFIVQLALDNNKGIDIHLHEGGESGLKTVEYLIQKVMENPVLQHKTFLSHCFVLAKLENQKLQETAEKLANAHVGIISTVPFGGIIMPIPTLYKYGVDVRTGNDSIIDHWNTFGSGSILQKSNLMAQLYGYSTEFELSRCLKIATHNILPLDDQGNRQWPQVNDQADVILVDASCSAEAVARISPVKSLIHQGNIIY; from the coding sequence ATGCATTCAATATCAAGAAAAGATTTTATAAAGAGTTCGTCTCTGCTTCTGGCAGGAGGAAGCGTCTTAATGGGAGAAGCTTCTCCTGCAAACCAAGTTATTCAGATGGAAACTACCAGCAAACACAAAAATTCAGCATTAGTTCTCAAAAACGTCCGACTGGAAACAGGTTTTGAACACGAAAATGAGGAAATAGTTGGAACCAAAACAGACTTGTTTACTTTGGAATTCGAAAATGGAAAAATAAAAGCTATACTTCCTAACAAGCCTGATACTGAAACTGTAGATGCAAAGGGATTATTAATGCTGCCTGCAATGAAGGATATGCATATTCACCTGGACAAAACTTATTACGGAGGACATTGGAAAGCCAGATCTAAGAAAAACAGATCAGTCAAAGATATGATAGTCTTTGAACAGAAGCTGATGCCTCAACTCTTGCCATCATCGACCTACCGCGCAGAAAAGCTGATCGAACTCTTACAGTCTCATGGTGTGAATTTTGCCAGAAGTCATGTTAATATAGAGCCTGCGTCCAAACTTAATTCCTTAAAAAATCTGCAGGTTGCTATTGAGAACAAAAAAGATTCTTTTGGTACAGAATTGGTCGCCTTTCCGCAACATGGGATATTCTATTCGCACTCGGAACAATTAATGAAAGATGTCGCTGCTATGGATATAGATTTTATCGGTGGATTAGACCCGTTCTCTATTGACGGAAGCATCGAGAAAAGTATTGATTTTATTGTACAACTGGCTTTGGACAATAATAAAGGTATAGATATACATCTTCACGAAGGAGGAGAGTCAGGTCTCAAAACGGTAGAATATCTTATTCAAAAGGTTATGGAAAATCCGGTCCTACAGCATAAAACATTCTTAAGTCATTGTTTTGTGCTGGCTAAATTAGAGAATCAGAAACTACAGGAGACTGCCGAAAAATTAGCAAATGCTCATGTCGGCATTATATCTACTGTTCCGTTTGGAGGTATTATTATGCCTATCCCTACACTTTACAAATATGGAGTAGATGTACGTACAGGTAATGACAGTATCATCGATCATTGGAATACATTCGGATCGGGCAGCATCCTTCAGAAGTCCAATCTGATGGCTCAGTTATATGGATACTCAACAGAATTTGAGTTGTCAAGATGCTTAAAGATTGCAACTCATAATATTCTTCCACTTGATGATCAGGGCAACAGACAATGGCCTCAGGTCAACGATCAGGCAGATGTTATTCTGGTAGACGCAAGTTGCTCCGCAGAAGCTGTAGCGCGGATATCGCCTGTCAAATCATTAATTCATCAGGGTAATATTATTTATTAA
- a CDS encoding AraC family transcriptional regulator, with product MVTKEIFATLELKEFQFDSRSDYSLLYHGSHGKNKIEKAHKHDFFLLFLIEKGSGIHSIDFVDYPVSDFQIHILFPDQIHKWDLGEETSGYQLMISKRVFETFSTSMQFSFLLYQRHPTINLSQPLFHDLLFEFENLKRELALHPVYWDIVYSRSKLITQLVNREVERKFDDISLYRTNPILLRYHSLIDYYFKEEKTVTFYADKLNISANYLNILCKNNLQVTALYLIQTRTTLEAKRLLQSSQKTIKEITFELGFNDIPYFSNFFKGQTGVSPRQFREQL from the coding sequence ATGGTAACAAAGGAGATCTTTGCAACGCTGGAACTGAAAGAGTTTCAATTTGATTCAAGATCAGATTACAGTTTGCTTTATCATGGTTCTCACGGAAAAAATAAAATTGAGAAAGCACATAAACATGACTTTTTTCTTTTGTTTCTGATTGAGAAAGGCAGCGGTATACATAGCATAGATTTTGTAGATTATCCTGTATCGGATTTTCAGATCCATATCCTATTTCCGGATCAGATTCACAAGTGGGATCTCGGAGAAGAAACTTCAGGGTATCAATTGATGATCAGCAAGCGTGTGTTTGAAACGTTCTCCACATCCATGCAGTTTTCTTTTCTGCTATATCAGAGACACCCCACCATTAACCTTTCACAGCCTCTTTTTCACGATCTTTTATTTGAATTTGAAAATCTGAAAAGAGAGCTTGCGCTACATCCTGTTTACTGGGATATCGTGTATTCCAGAAGTAAACTCATAACCCAGCTGGTAAACCGGGAGGTTGAACGCAAATTTGATGACATCTCCTTATACCGGACAAACCCCATTCTGCTTCGATACCACTCTTTAATAGATTATTATTTCAAAGAAGAGAAAACAGTCACCTTCTATGCCGATAAACTAAACATTTCGGCCAATTACCTCAATATCCTGTGCAAAAACAATCTTCAGGTAACAGCCTTGTATCTGATACAGACACGTACAACACTTGAAGCTAAAAGACTACTTCAAAGTTCTCAGAAAACTATTAAGGAGATTACATTTGAGCTGGGATTTAATGATATTCCCTACTTTTCCAATTTTTTTAAAGGGCAGACCGGGGTTTCTCCACGTCAATTTCGGGAGCAGTTATAA
- the dnaK gene encoding molecular chaperone DnaK, translating to MSKIIGIDLGTTNSCVAVMEGNEPVVIANNEGKRTTPSIVAFVDGGERKVGDPAKRQAITNPHKTVYSIKRFMGTSYDESVKEAEHVPYNVVKGDNNTPRVEIDDRKYTPQEISAMILQKMKKTAEDFLGQEVTEAVITVPAYFNDAQRQATKEAGEIAGLTVKRIINEPTAAALAYGLDKAHKDMKIVVFDCGGGTHDVSVLELGDGVFEVKSTDGDTHLGGDDFDNVIINWLNDEFKNENNGFDLKKDPMALQRLKEAAEKAKIELSSTTSTEINLPYITADATGPKHLVRTLSRAKFESLAADLIQRTIKPCESALKNAGYSKSDIDEIILVGGSTRIPAIVDAVKNFFGKEPSKGVNPDEVVALGAAIQGGVLTGEVKDVLLLDVTPLSLGIETMGGVMTKLIEANTTIPTKKSETFSTASDNQPSVEIHILQGERPMASQNRTIGRFHLNDIPAAPRGVPQIEVTFDIDANGIIKVSAKDKATGKEQNIRIEASSGLSDEEIQKMKQEAEANADADKKIKEEADKINAADALVFSTEKQLKEYGDKISADKKATIEAGLEKLKTAYAAKNFADIDTASAELQAAWNAASEEMYAASNNGAQPQGDAGQGQPGGNQGGADDVTDVDYEEVK from the coding sequence ATGTCTAAAATTATAGGAATTGACTTAGGTACTACGAACTCATGCGTTGCTGTAATGGAAGGTAACGAGCCAGTAGTTATAGCCAACAACGAAGGTAAACGTACAACACCTTCTATCGTTGCATTTGTTGATGGAGGAGAGCGCAAGGTAGGTGATCCTGCAAAACGTCAAGCAATTACAAATCCCCACAAAACGGTTTATTCTATCAAACGTTTTATGGGTACATCTTACGATGAATCTGTTAAAGAAGCAGAACATGTACCATATAATGTCGTAAAAGGTGACAATAATACACCTCGTGTAGAAATTGACGACCGCAAGTATACTCCTCAGGAGATTTCAGCTATGATTCTTCAGAAAATGAAGAAAACTGCTGAAGATTTCTTGGGTCAGGAAGTTACAGAAGCAGTTATCACTGTACCTGCATACTTTAATGACGCACAGCGTCAGGCGACAAAAGAAGCAGGAGAGATCGCAGGTCTGACTGTTAAACGGATTATCAATGAACCTACTGCTGCTGCGTTGGCATATGGTCTGGATAAAGCGCATAAAGACATGAAAATCGTTGTCTTTGACTGTGGTGGTGGTACACATGACGTTTCAGTCTTAGAATTAGGTGATGGTGTATTTGAAGTAAAATCTACTGACGGTGATACACACTTAGGTGGTGACGACTTTGACAATGTGATCATCAACTGGTTGAACGACGAATTCAAAAATGAAAACAATGGCTTTGATCTGAAAAAAGATCCTATGGCATTGCAACGTCTTAAAGAAGCTGCTGAAAAAGCAAAAATTGAGTTATCAAGCACAACTTCTACAGAAATCAATCTGCCATATATTACAGCTGATGCTACAGGTCCGAAACACCTGGTGCGTACATTATCACGTGCTAAATTCGAATCTTTGGCTGCAGATCTGATCCAACGTACTATCAAACCTTGTGAATCTGCATTGAAAAATGCTGGATACAGCAAATCTGACATCGATGAAATTATCCTTGTAGGTGGTTCGACTCGTATCCCTGCAATCGTGGATGCTGTTAAAAACTTCTTTGGAAAAGAACCTTCAAAAGGTGTTAATCCGGATGAAGTAGTAGCATTAGGTGCTGCAATTCAGGGTGGTGTATTGACAGGTGAAGTAAAAGATGTATTGTTATTAGATGTTACACCTCTTTCATTGGGTATTGAAACAATGGGTGGTGTAATGACTAAATTGATCGAAGCGAATACAACTATTCCTACGAAAAAATCTGAAACATTCTCTACAGCATCTGACAACCAGCCTTCTGTAGAAATTCATATCCTTCAGGGAGAGCGCCCAATGGCTTCTCAAAACCGTACAATCGGTCGTTTCCACCTGAATGATATCCCTGCAGCTCCTCGTGGAGTGCCTCAGATCGAAGTAACATTTGATATTGATGCCAACGGTATCATCAAGGTTTCGGCAAAAGATAAAGCAACCGGAAAAGAGCAAAATATCCGTATTGAAGCATCTTCAGGTTTGTCTGATGAAGAAATCCAAAAAATGAAACAGGAAGCTGAAGCAAATGCGGATGCGGATAAGAAAATCAAAGAAGAAGCTGATAAAATCAATGCAGCAGATGCTTTAGTATTTTCTACTGAAAAACAATTAAAAGAATACGGAGATAAGATCTCTGCAGACAAAAAAGCAACTATCGAAGCTGGTTTAGAGAAATTGAAAACTGCGTATGCTGCTAAAAACTTTGCAGATATCGATACTGCTTCAGCAGAATTACAAGCTGCATGGAATGCTGCTTCTGAAGAAATGTATGCAGCATCTAACAATGGCGCACAGCCTCAGGGTGATGCCGGACAAGGCCAGCCAGGTGGAAATCAGGGCGGTGCAGATGATGTAACTGACGTTGATTACGAAGAGGTAAAATAA
- a CDS encoding porin family protein, protein MKPIYYILTILFVILSITAKAENHLPADSVSGKFRFSVDLGTKIGGSAPLSLPAEIRKIRSYAPALPFFVGVKALYNIDNKWGVSLGVTFEGKGMNTESTVKGYKTSFNANEDPEENIKGYFTGDIATDVQNLYLSVPVQATFRLSRKWDFQAGPYFAFAVKKKFIGTATNGYMRKDDPTGDKINVDKADYDFNKSVRTLDVGMSLGSHYNFSRRYFALAQFDYGFNNIMKTGFESISFGLHNIFLNAGVGIKL, encoded by the coding sequence ATGAAACCGATATACTATATATTAACAATCTTGTTTGTTATTCTTTCAATAACAGCAAAGGCAGAAAATCATCTTCCTGCGGATAGCGTATCCGGCAAATTTAGATTTTCTGTGGATCTCGGAACGAAGATAGGCGGTTCTGCGCCCCTATCCTTGCCGGCAGAAATCCGCAAGATCAGAAGCTATGCTCCTGCATTACCGTTTTTTGTAGGAGTAAAAGCGTTGTATAACATAGATAATAAATGGGGTGTAAGTCTTGGGGTAACATTTGAAGGAAAGGGCATGAATACGGAATCGACAGTAAAGGGATATAAAACCTCATTCAATGCCAATGAAGATCCGGAAGAGAATATCAAAGGATATTTTACAGGTGATATTGCCACGGATGTACAAAATCTTTATCTCTCCGTACCTGTACAGGCAACTTTCAGGCTATCTCGTAAATGGGATTTTCAGGCAGGACCTTATTTCGCATTTGCAGTAAAAAAGAAATTCATCGGTACAGCGACTAATGGGTATATGCGTAAGGATGATCCTACAGGGGATAAAATTAATGTGGACAAGGCAGATTATGACTTTAATAAAAGTGTTCGTACACTGGATGTAGGAATGAGTCTGGGTTCACACTATAATTTTTCCAGACGCTATTTTGCACTGGCACAATTTGACTATGGATTTAATAATATTATGAAGACAGGATTCGAAAGTATAAGTTTCGGTCTGCATAATATTTTCCTGAATGCTGGTGTAGGAATTAAACTATAG
- a CDS encoding MmcQ/YjbR family DNA-binding protein: MNIEQLREYCICKKGATEELPFGPDTLVFKVAGKVFLLVGLDQIGKLSFNVKCDPEYAVELREKYESTVLPGYHMNKKHWNTVYANQALSDKELFALIDHSYDLIVKALPLKIRETLSL, from the coding sequence ATGAACATCGAACAACTACGGGAATATTGTATTTGTAAAAAGGGAGCCACTGAAGAGCTGCCTTTTGGCCCGGATACCTTGGTTTTCAAAGTCGCAGGTAAAGTTTTTCTGCTGGTCGGACTGGATCAGATTGGTAAGTTGTCATTCAATGTCAAATGTGATCCCGAATACGCTGTAGAACTGCGTGAAAAATACGAATCTACAGTCTTGCCTGGTTACCATATGAACAAAAAACATTGGAATACGGTCTATGCCAATCAAGCTCTTTCGGACAAAGAATTATTTGCACTGATAGATCATAGCTACGACCTCATTGTAAAAGCCCTTCCTCTGAAGATCAGAGAGACGCTCTCTTTGTAA
- a CDS encoding thioredoxin family protein — protein MKFEAYLAYFEDILHNPAAHAAYQDEEYFHYTKMNWSRMSRWLKKFEPSAEAKAFFGTITTKQHWILITEPWCGDAAHSVPMIYKMVKDNPNIELDIQLRDTAPFLIEQYLTNGGKSVPKLVIRNEAGEDLAVWGPRPDGCTAVFMQMKAKGAEFEEIKEEIQKWYNQDKGEEIQGELIKLLS, from the coding sequence ATGAAATTTGAAGCATACTTAGCGTATTTCGAAGACATTCTCCATAATCCTGCAGCGCATGCAGCATATCAGGATGAAGAATATTTTCACTATACCAAAATGAACTGGAGCAGAATGAGCCGTTGGTTGAAAAAGTTTGAACCTTCAGCAGAAGCAAAGGCTTTTTTCGGAACCATTACGACAAAGCAACATTGGATTCTGATTACTGAACCCTGGTGTGGAGATGCAGCACACTCTGTTCCGATGATCTATAAGATGGTCAAAGATAATCCTAATATTGAATTAGATATACAGTTGAGAGATACAGCTCCTTTTTTAATTGAACAGTATCTGACCAACGGAGGAAAATCTGTTCCTAAGCTGGTTATTCGTAATGAAGCCGGTGAAGATCTGGCAGTATGGGGTCCGAGACCTGATGGATGTACAGCTGTATTTATGCAAATGAAAGCAAAAGGAGCTGAGTTTGAAGAAATCAAAGAGGAAATCCAAAAATGGTACAATCAGGATAAGGGGGAAGAGATTCAAGGTGAACTGATCAAACTGTTAAGTTGA
- a CDS encoding ankyrin repeat domain-containing protein, which translates to MKTETSSKLQTSIVEAVKANQLAEVESLLKNGANVNSKDKNAKSLLLIATQSRYIEMARLLVNNDADVNMQDDIFDSPFLYAGAAGYTELVQLFLEHGARFDVYNRYHGTALIPACERGHLDVVKLLSGTPKFPINHINRLGWTALMEAVVLGNGSEVYVEIVNTLVKAGCDINIPDKDNVTALEHAKARGYTAIAQVLENAGKR; encoded by the coding sequence ATGAAAACCGAAACGTCATCAAAACTTCAGACTTCTATTGTAGAAGCTGTTAAAGCAAATCAACTGGCAGAAGTAGAATCCCTTCTTAAAAACGGAGCAAATGTAAATTCAAAAGATAAAAATGCTAAATCTTTGTTATTAATTGCCACCCAATCCCGATACATAGAGATGGCGAGATTACTGGTTAACAACGACGCTGATGTCAATATGCAGGATGATATTTTTGACAGCCCGTTTCTTTATGCCGGAGCTGCAGGATATACGGAATTAGTACAGCTTTTTCTTGAACACGGAGCGCGTTTCGATGTATACAACCGCTACCATGGCACTGCTTTGATTCCTGCATGCGAAAGAGGACATCTGGATGTTGTAAAATTACTGTCCGGAACTCCGAAATTTCCCATTAATCATATTAACAGACTTGGATGGACAGCTTTAATGGAAGCCGTAGTCCTCGGAAATGGCAGTGAAGTTTATGTCGAAATCGTGAATACATTGGTAAAAGCAGGTTGCGATATCAATATTCCGGACAAAGATAATGTAACGGCTCTGGAACATGCCAAAGCAAGAGGATATACCGCTATTGCGCAGGTTCTGGAGAATGCTGGTAAAAGATAG